A genomic stretch from Ureibacillus composti includes:
- a CDS encoding M42 family metallopeptidase produces MAELDHTLNMLKELTDANGIAGNEKAPREVMRRYIEPFADEIEQDNLGSLIAKKVGNENGPKVMIAGHLDEVGFMVTQIDDKGFIKFQTVGGWWSHVMLSQRVTITTRKGEEIIGVIGSKPPHILPVDARKKTVDLKDMFIDIGATSKDEVFEWGIRPGDMITPYFEFNVLKNEKMLLAKAWDNRIGCAIAIDVLRQLKDVKHENIVYAVGNVQEEVGLRGAKTATFKIQPDIGFAVDVGVAGDTPGITAKEASSKLGDGPQIIIYDASMVGHKGLRDFVIDIAEENKIPYQYEAIPGGGTDAGSIHITANGVPAMSIGVATRYIHSHAAILHRDDYENTVKLIVEIIKKLDRATVNKIIFD; encoded by the coding sequence ATGGCCGAATTAGATCATACTCTGAATATGTTAAAGGAATTAACTGATGCCAATGGGATTGCTGGAAATGAAAAAGCACCTCGAGAAGTCATGAGACGATATATTGAACCATTTGCAGACGAAATTGAACAAGATAATTTAGGTAGTTTAATTGCCAAAAAAGTAGGGAATGAAAACGGACCTAAAGTAATGATTGCAGGCCATTTAGATGAAGTAGGCTTTATGGTAACTCAAATTGATGATAAAGGTTTTATTAAGTTCCAAACAGTTGGTGGTTGGTGGAGTCATGTTATGTTGTCTCAACGAGTCACAATCACAACACGTAAAGGTGAAGAAATAATAGGGGTAATTGGATCTAAACCACCGCATATTTTACCTGTAGATGCACGCAAAAAGACTGTAGACTTAAAAGATATGTTTATTGATATAGGTGCAACCTCTAAGGATGAAGTTTTTGAGTGGGGGATTCGACCAGGGGATATGATTACACCCTATTTCGAATTCAATGTCTTAAAAAATGAAAAGATGTTATTGGCAAAAGCGTGGGATAACCGAATTGGTTGCGCAATTGCCATTGATGTATTACGTCAATTAAAAGACGTGAAACATGAAAATATCGTATATGCTGTTGGGAATGTTCAAGAAGAAGTCGGTCTTCGCGGTGCAAAAACAGCAACCTTTAAAATTCAACCTGATATCGGCTTCGCAGTTGATGTAGGGGTAGCCGGTGATACCCCAGGAATCACAGCAAAAGAAGCTTCTTCAAAATTAGGGGATGGTCCTCAAATTATCATTTATGACGCTTCAATGGTTGGTCATAAAGGGTTACGTGACTTTGTAATAGATATTGCTGAAGAAAATAAAATACCTTATCAATATGAAGCAATTCCTGGTGGAGGAACAGATGCTGGTTCCATTCATATTACAGCTAATGGTGTACCTGCAATGTCTATTGGTGTTGCTACACGCTACATTCATTCTCATGCAGCCATTTTACATCGTGATGACTACGAAAATACGGTTAAATTAATTGTAGAAATCATCAAAAAGCTAGACCGAGCAACGGTAAACAAAATTATATTTGACTAA
- a CDS encoding dUTP diphosphatase, translated as MELKKLFEMQRELDSFIEKNQNIKHDVFVEKGLALMIELAELANETRCFKFWSTKGPSEREIILEEFVDSIHFLLSLGNEKGYSFERWPETQTKEDLTKWFLRTQDVILTFIHNPTEEGYGAIWQCYGVLAYNLEFTLEDIINAYLEKNEKNYERQRTGY; from the coding sequence ATGGAATTAAAGAAATTGTTTGAGATGCAGCGAGAATTAGATTCGTTTATTGAAAAGAATCAAAATATTAAACATGATGTATTTGTGGAAAAAGGGTTAGCGTTAATGATTGAACTAGCAGAACTTGCCAATGAAACACGCTGCTTTAAGTTTTGGAGTACGAAAGGTCCATCCGAAAGAGAAATAATTTTAGAAGAATTTGTTGACTCGATTCACTTTTTACTTTCATTAGGTAATGAAAAAGGATATTCATTTGAACGATGGCCAGAAACACAAACGAAAGAAGATTTAACAAAATGGTTTTTACGTACACAAGATGTCATTTTAACTTTCATTCATAATCCTACAGAAGAGGGCTACGGTGCCATTTGGCAGTGCTATGGTGTATTAGCTTACAACTTAGAGTTTACTTTAGAAGATATTATTAATGCATATCTTGAAAAAAATGAAAAAAATTATGAACGTCAACGAACTGGTTATTAA
- a CDS encoding sigma-w pathway protein ysdB, producing the protein MALLLLRILIIALIIYIFYKIVRYLTDPKRKLDDAYEKGQYYFYDDVKNVRKNFFISYKGALFEGEKYLGTTDDAFEVVSIFVWVHDAMSLQGLTKEDFLYLEKEILMNYPKAKINWKNPIEQLMKEN; encoded by the coding sequence TTGGCTCTTCTTCTACTTCGCATATTAATAATCGCGCTGATTATTTATATATTCTATAAAATAGTGCGTTATTTAACAGACCCAAAACGAAAATTAGATGATGCTTACGAAAAAGGTCAATACTATTTTTATGATGATGTAAAAAACGTGAGAAAGAACTTTTTTATTTCTTATAAAGGTGCCCTCTTTGAAGGTGAGAAATATCTAGGTACAACCGATGATGCTTTTGAAGTCGTTTCCATTTTTGTTTGGGTACACGATGCAATGAGTCTTCAAGGATTAACAAAAGAAGACTTCTTATACTTAGAAAAAGAAATTTTAATGAATTATCCAAAGGCGAAAATTAATTGGAAAAATCCTATTGAACAATTGATGAAAGAAAATTGA
- a CDS encoding DUF1294 domain-containing protein: protein MGNALLAYIVVMSLVLLIMMRIDKTRAKKHEWRISERTLFTIAILGGATGGVLGMYLFRHKTKHNSFAFGFPLITAIHLFLLARVYQL, encoded by the coding sequence GTGGGAAATGCATTATTAGCATACATAGTTGTTATGTCACTTGTATTACTCATTATGATGAGGATTGATAAAACGCGGGCAAAAAAGCATGAATGGCGTATTTCTGAAAGAACTTTATTTACCATTGCCATTTTAGGTGGTGCAACTGGCGGAGTATTAGGGATGTATTTATTCCGACATAAAACGAAACATAATTCATTTGCCTTTGGTTTTCCATTAATTACGGCAATTCATTTATTTTTACTAGCACGTGTATATCAACTTTAA
- the rplT gene encoding 50S ribosomal protein L20, which produces MPRVKGGTVTRKRRKKVLKLAKGYFGSKHTLYKVANQAVMKSGQYAYRDRRQKKRDFRKLWITRINAAARINGLSYSRLMHGLKVAGIEVNRKMLADLAVNDAAAFAQLADSAKKAVAK; this is translated from the coding sequence ATGCCACGCGTAAAAGGCGGAACAGTAACGCGCAAGCGTCGTAAAAAAGTTTTAAAATTAGCAAAAGGTTATTTTGGTTCAAAACATACATTATATAAAGTAGCTAACCAAGCTGTAATGAAATCAGGTCAATATGCATATCGTGACCGTCGTCAAAAGAAACGTGATTTCCGTAAATTATGGATCACTCGTATTAACGCAGCAGCTCGTATTAACGGTCTTTCTTACAGCCGTTTAATGCATGGTTTAAAAGTAGCTGGTATCGAAGTTAACCGTAAAATGTTAGCTGATCTAGCTGTAAACGATGCAGCAGCATTCGCTCAATTAGCTGACTCAGCTAAAAAAGCGGTAGCGAAATAA
- the rpmI gene encoding 50S ribosomal protein L35, which produces MPKMKTHRGAAKRFKKTGKGKLKFDRAYGSHLFANKSTKQKRHLRKGKVMTSGDFKRIRSLLTYMK; this is translated from the coding sequence ATGCCAAAAATGAAAACTCACCGTGGCGCTGCGAAGCGTTTCAAAAAAACGGGCAAAGGAAAATTAAAATTTGACCGTGCTTATGGTAGCCACTTATTCGCTAACAAATCAACAAAACAAAAACGTCACCTACGTAAAGGTAAAGTAATGACTTCTGGTGACTTCAAACGTATCAGATCTCTATTAACTTACATGAAATAA
- the infC gene encoding translation initiation factor IF-3, translating to MYVNEGIRARELRLIDHNGDQLGVKTRNEALDIAARANLDLVLVAPQAKPPVARIMDYGKFKFEQQKKDREVRKNQKIINIKEVRLSPTIDEHDFQTKLRNAVKFLEKGDKVKCSLRFKGRAITHKEIGQRVLDRFAEACAEVATVEQKPKMEGRSMFLVLQPKNEKK from the coding sequence ATGTATGTAAACGAAGGCATTCGCGCACGTGAATTACGTTTAATCGATCATAATGGTGATCAACTAGGAGTAAAAACGCGTAACGAAGCGTTAGATATTGCCGCTCGTGCAAACTTGGATCTTGTCCTAGTGGCTCCTCAAGCCAAGCCGCCAGTCGCACGTATCATGGACTATGGTAAATTTAAGTTCGAACAGCAAAAGAAAGATCGTGAAGTTCGTAAAAATCAAAAGATCATCAATATTAAAGAAGTTCGTTTAAGTCCAACAATTGATGAACATGATTTCCAAACAAAATTACGTAATGCAGTTAAATTCCTTGAAAAAGGCGATAAAGTAAAATGCTCATTGCGTTTTAAAGGTCGTGCTATTACGCATAAAGAAATTGGTCAACGTGTTTTAGATCGTTTTGCTGAAGCTTGTGCCGAAGTAGCTACGGTAGAACAGAAGCCGAAGATGGAAGGCCGAAGCATGTTCTTAGTTCTACAACCGAAGAACGAGAAAAAGTAA
- the thrS gene encoding threonine--tRNA ligase — protein sequence MSEVIKLTFPDGAIKEFERGTSTADVAGSISPGLKKQALAGKLNGTLIDLKTPIEEDGAIEIITPKSEEALEILRHSTAHLTAQAVKRLFPDVKLGIGPVIEGGFYYDIDSPTPISAEDLPKIEKEMKKIISENIEIDRKNVTRDEAQKIYEEIGDEYKLELLEAIPADEQVSIYYQGDFFDLCRGIHVPSTGKLKEFKLLSLAGAYWRGNSDNKMLQRIYGTAFFNKEDLKHHLQMLEEAKERDHRKIGKELELFTLSQTVGQGLPLWLPNGATIRRTIERYIVDKEVRLGYKHVYTPVLGSKTLYETSGHWDHYQEDMFPPMEMDNETLVLRPMNCPHHMEVYKSSMHSYRHLPIRIGELGTMHRYESSGGLSGLQRVRGMTLNDAHIFVRPDQIKEEFKRVVELILDVYKDFDLNDYKFRLSYRDPQDKEKYFDDDAMWEKAQSMLKEAMDDLGLDYFEAEGEAAFYGPKLDVQVKTAIGKEETLSTVQLDFLLPERFDLTYIGEDGKHHRPVVIHRGVVSTMERFVAFLIEEYKGAFPTWLAPIQVEVIPVSNEVHYDYARNVVEKLQAEGVRVEMDDREEKLGYKIREAQMKKIPYMLVLGDKEVEGNEVNVRRYGSKDSETISFDEFLANIKAEITK from the coding sequence ATGTCAGAAGTAATCAAATTAACTTTCCCAGATGGTGCTATAAAGGAATTTGAGCGCGGTACATCAACAGCAGATGTTGCTGGATCTATTAGCCCGGGTCTTAAAAAGCAAGCTCTTGCTGGTAAGTTAAATGGAACACTAATTGATTTAAAAACACCAATCGAAGAAGATGGCGCGATTGAAATTATCACACCAAAATCAGAGGAAGCTCTTGAAATTTTACGTCACTCTACTGCTCACTTAACAGCACAAGCTGTAAAACGTTTATTCCCAGATGTTAAGCTAGGTATTGGTCCAGTAATTGAAGGTGGTTTCTACTACGATATCGATTCACCAACTCCTATTTCAGCAGAAGATCTTCCAAAGATTGAAAAAGAAATGAAAAAAATCATTTCTGAAAATATCGAGATCGATCGCAAAAATGTTACTCGTGATGAGGCGCAAAAAATTTACGAGGAAATCGGTGATGAATATAAATTAGAATTACTTGAAGCAATTCCAGCTGATGAACAAGTATCGATTTATTATCAAGGTGATTTCTTTGATTTATGCCGCGGTATTCATGTACCTTCAACAGGTAAATTAAAAGAGTTTAAATTATTATCATTAGCTGGTGCTTACTGGCGAGGTAACTCAGATAATAAAATGCTTCAACGTATTTACGGTACTGCATTCTTCAATAAGGAAGATTTAAAACATCATCTTCAAATGCTTGAAGAAGCAAAAGAACGTGATCACCGCAAAATTGGTAAAGAATTAGAATTATTCACTTTATCTCAAACTGTTGGTCAAGGGTTACCTCTTTGGTTACCAAATGGCGCGACAATCCGCCGTACAATTGAACGTTATATTGTCGATAAAGAAGTGCGTCTTGGTTACAAACATGTTTATACACCGGTGTTAGGTTCTAAAACTTTATATGAAACTTCTGGTCACTGGGATCACTATCAAGAAGATATGTTCCCTCCAATGGAAATGGATAACGAAACATTAGTATTACGTCCAATGAACTGTCCACATCATATGGAGGTTTATAAATCATCTATGCATTCTTACCGCCACTTACCAATTCGTATTGGTGAATTAGGAACAATGCATCGTTATGAAAGTTCAGGTGGGCTTTCAGGTTTACAACGTGTACGTGGAATGACTTTAAATGATGCACACATTTTCGTTCGTCCAGATCAAATTAAAGAAGAATTCAAACGTGTTGTTGAATTGATTTTAGACGTTTATAAAGATTTTGATTTAAATGATTATAAATTCCGCCTATCTTACCGTGATCCACAAGATAAAGAAAAATATTTTGATGATGACGCAATGTGGGAAAAAGCGCAAAGTATGTTAAAAGAAGCAATGGATGACTTAGGATTAGACTATTTCGAAGCTGAAGGTGAAGCTGCATTCTATGGTCCAAAACTAGACGTACAAGTGAAAACTGCTATAGGTAAAGAAGAAACATTATCAACAGTTCAACTTGACTTCTTATTACCAGAACGCTTCGATTTAACATATATCGGAGAAGACGGTAAACACCATCGCCCAGTTGTAATTCACCGTGGTGTTGTATCAACAATGGAGCGCTTTGTGGCCTTCTTAATTGAAGAGTATAAAGGAGCCTTCCCAACATGGTTAGCACCAATTCAAGTAGAAGTGATTCCTGTATCGAACGAAGTACACTATGACTATGCTCGTAATGTAGTGGAAAAATTACAAGCTGAAGGTGTACGTGTTGAGATGGATGACCGAGAAGAGAAGCTAGGTTATAAAATCCGCGAAGCTCAAATGAAAAAAATCCCTTATATGCTTGTTCTAGGGGATAAAGAAGTAGAAGGAAATGAAGTTAATGTACGTCGTTACGGCTCAAAAGACTCTGAAACAATTTCATTTGATGAATTCTTAGCTAACATTAAAGCTGAAATTACAAAATAA
- the dnaI gene encoding primosomal protein DnaI: MEPINKALQRTIQVPSFQQRYNAIRQEILENEQVQKFLAANDKVVNKEMVDRSLPRLHEYISQSTSCCKCGTTEQCTNYLKGFVPKLVISHNLIDVEYERCEQKMIEDERRIVEDMISSMHMPKDVLQATLKDLQIDNRSRIDIANKAADFIAQYKSTGELPSKGFYLYGEFGVGKSFVLGAIANELATLKVRSVVVFVPEFFREMKNSIQDQSLQEKVEYVKKAPVLMLDDIGAETISSWTRDEILGTILHYRMSEQLPTFITSNFDYNGLEHHLAQSSRGDVEVVKAARIMERIKAITIPIQMGGSNRRR; this comes from the coding sequence ATCGAACCAATTAATAAAGCATTACAAAGAACAATACAAGTACCTTCTTTTCAACAACGTTATAATGCTATTCGTCAAGAAATATTAGAAAATGAACAAGTACAAAAATTCTTAGCGGCGAATGACAAAGTTGTTAATAAAGAAATGGTTGATCGAAGTTTGCCTAGGTTGCATGAATATATCAGTCAATCTACGTCTTGCTGTAAATGTGGTACAACAGAACAATGTACAAATTATTTAAAAGGTTTCGTTCCTAAACTTGTGATTTCTCATAATTTAATTGATGTGGAATATGAGCGTTGTGAGCAAAAAATGATTGAAGATGAGCGTCGAATTGTTGAAGATATGATTTCAAGCATGCATATGCCAAAGGATGTTCTTCAAGCAACGTTAAAAGACTTACAGATTGACAATAGATCACGAATCGATATTGCGAATAAAGCAGCTGATTTTATAGCACAATATAAAAGTACAGGTGAATTACCTTCAAAAGGCTTTTATTTATATGGTGAATTTGGTGTTGGTAAATCATTTGTATTAGGTGCAATTGCAAATGAATTAGCAACCTTAAAAGTTAGATCTGTAGTAGTCTTTGTCCCAGAATTTTTCCGTGAAATGAAAAACTCAATTCAAGATCAATCATTACAAGAAAAAGTGGAATATGTGAAAAAAGCGCCAGTTCTCATGTTAGATGATATTGGTGCTGAAACAATATCAAGCTGGACGCGCGACGAAATTCTCGGTACGATTTTACATTACCGTATGAGTGAGCAATTACCTACGTTTATAACATCGAATTTTGACTATAATGGATTAGAGCATCATTTAGCACAATCATCGCGCGGTGATGTAGAAGTAGTAAAAGCTGCCCGAATTATGGAACGTATTAAAGCAATTACGATTCCGATTCAAATGGGTGGGTCAAACCGTAGACGATAG
- a CDS encoding DnaD domain protein has protein sequence MVHLYKEVQPLDHFEIQLPHSLSTNERQLITLFYQPLTGPEPISLFLTLWAEGEDPTNTLLTHYHLMNVLDMSIGKVFEARIALEAIGLLRTWRKDEENGRSFIYELVRPLDATSFFDDPLLSMFLFSKIGEQSYRKLRKRFIKPDHKQAYQEVSRTFIDVYKPVHTNVPQDLLEHEGNKSKKNYPFYYASFDFNLLMSGLSEQLIPSSSITVEIKESIAKLAFLYQLTPLDMQKVVILALDDQMNISRERLRKAAADFYKLTVSKDAPKLEKTFNQPREQQQLQQSQSLTKEQELLQYLEKTPPIQVLRDINNGKEPLTSSVELADDLILKHGMPVGVVNVLLEYVMLTTDMKLPRKYVERIADHWIRKNLKTAKEAMELARTERDQYVQWKNENDNKQQPNTVYKKSNRKNTRRDEQVPEWFYKRNEPKTEEEQQSENSAIDFEQERQKILQKLGVQEDG, from the coding sequence ATGGTTCATTTGTATAAAGAAGTACAACCACTGGATCATTTTGAAATCCAACTCCCTCATTCATTATCAACCAATGAACGACAATTAATTACGCTATTTTACCAACCTTTAACGGGGCCGGAACCAATTAGTTTATTTTTAACATTGTGGGCGGAGGGTGAAGACCCTACAAATACATTGTTGACACATTACCATTTAATGAATGTGTTAGACATGTCAATCGGAAAAGTGTTTGAAGCGCGTATTGCTCTCGAGGCAATTGGATTACTTCGTACTTGGAGAAAAGATGAAGAAAATGGGCGAAGTTTTATTTATGAATTAGTTAGGCCATTAGATGCTACTTCTTTCTTTGACGACCCATTATTATCGATGTTTTTATTTAGTAAAATTGGCGAGCAATCATATCGGAAGTTAAGAAAACGATTTATTAAACCGGATCATAAACAAGCATATCAAGAGGTTTCCCGCACCTTTATTGATGTTTATAAACCAGTGCATACAAATGTTCCACAAGATCTTTTGGAACATGAAGGGAATAAATCAAAAAAAAATTACCCGTTTTATTACGCTTCTTTTGATTTCAACTTATTAATGTCAGGTTTGTCCGAACAACTTATACCTTCTAGTTCAATAACTGTTGAAATAAAAGAGAGTATTGCAAAGCTTGCATTTTTATATCAACTAACACCTTTAGACATGCAAAAGGTAGTCATATTAGCGCTTGATGATCAAATGAATATATCACGTGAACGTCTAAGAAAAGCAGCAGCCGATTTTTATAAATTGACTGTTTCAAAAGATGCACCAAAATTGGAGAAAACATTTAATCAGCCTAGAGAGCAACAGCAACTGCAACAGTCTCAATCTCTTACGAAAGAGCAAGAACTTCTTCAATATTTAGAAAAGACACCACCAATTCAAGTCTTAAGGGATATTAATAATGGGAAAGAACCGCTAACTTCATCGGTTGAATTAGCTGATGATTTAATCCTGAAGCACGGGATGCCAGTTGGGGTCGTGAATGTACTACTTGAATATGTCATGCTTACCACGGATATGAAGTTACCAAGAAAGTATGTTGAAAGAATTGCAGACCATTGGATTCGCAAAAACTTAAAAACAGCAAAAGAAGCAATGGAACTTGCACGAACTGAGCGCGACCAATACGTTCAATGGAAAAATGAAAACGACAATAAACAGCAACCAAACACGGTCTATAAAAAGTCGAATCGTAAAAATACAAGAAGAGATGAACAAGTTCCAGAATGGTTCTATAAGCGAAATGAACCAAAAACTGAAGAAGAACAACAGTCGGAAAACTCCGCAATTGATTTTGAACAAGAACGCCAAAAAATATTACAAAAATTAGGCGTACAAGAAGATGGGTAG
- the nrdR gene encoding transcriptional regulator NrdR produces the protein MRCPACQFNGTRVIDSRPVDDNKEIRRRRECESCGFRFTTFEKIEETPLIVVKKGGSREEFSREKVLRGLIRACEKRPVPLETLNEMVMSIEKDLRRLGNAEVHSEEVGEMVMDRLAQIDEVAYVRFASVYRQFKDISVFISELKELLQRQSDERK, from the coding sequence ATGAGATGTCCAGCTTGTCAATTCAACGGTACACGTGTAATTGATTCGAGACCCGTTGATGATAATAAAGAAATTCGGAGAAGGCGTGAATGTGAATCTTGTGGTTTTCGATTTACAACCTTTGAAAAAATTGAAGAAACTCCTTTAATTGTTGTTAAAAAAGGAGGTTCACGCGAAGAATTTAGTCGAGAAAAAGTATTGCGCGGACTAATTCGAGCTTGTGAAAAGAGGCCAGTACCGCTAGAAACGCTAAATGAAATGGTCATGTCAATCGAAAAAGATTTAAGACGTTTAGGCAATGCGGAAGTTCATTCTGAGGAAGTTGGAGAAATGGTGATGGACAGGCTCGCACAAATCGACGAAGTAGCATATGTTCGATTTGCTTCTGTATATAGACAGTTTAAAGATATAAGTGTATTTATCTCTGAACTAAAAGAATTGCTTCAACGTCAGTCAGATGAGAGAAAATAA